The window AATTCATCTGAGTTTGGTTCGAAAAAAAAAAAAAAAATCATCTGAGTTAAACAATTTTACCTCTGAAGCTAGAGATTCAGTATACTGGGAATGACTTGGATTAATGTAATCATACTTGTTATCCTCAAACAATCTTCTTGGTCTATAGAGCTTACCAAACAGATCATGGTTTTTCTGATCATTGGTTTTGAACTGTGAAGACGAACGTCTCAGAAACTGTTCATCTGTTGAATCTACTAGTTCTGTGTGCTTGCTTTTATAGTTGTTGCTCCCATCAGGTCGTTGCTTAGGTTCACTTTGTGACCTGACTTTTTTGGCCCTTGAAGATTGTGTGTTGGCCATGTAACTAGGCATGAATGAGTAGTCATAATATGTAGGCTCAACTAAAGAATCATGCTGTTGAAAAGGGATGTAGGATCTTGTTGGCTTTTGTTTGGGTGAAGGCATTTGGGGACTAGTTTCTGGTGTTATTAACAATGTTTCATTGTATTTGTGCCGGTTGGAGATGGACAGACGATGGGAAGAAAATGATGTGTAGCTATGATCAATCCTCTGATGAGTCTGATCAGTTTGTGAATGATTCAGGTAGCCGCTTGTACTCTTCGAAACTATTTGTGATTCATTGGAAGTCGTATAAATTTTCTTCTGCAATAAAGAAGGGCAAACATGAATCCAATCAACTAAGATAGAAAAGCTTTCTAGTTTGATAAGAAAATAGTAGGGGAACTAGGTACAATAACTTGAATTTTGTTGTTCTTGAACATGAGGAGCTCAGCACAAGTAACAATGATTGTATAGCTCAATTGAGTTTGTGTGGTATTGAAATGAACAATCTTAAATTATAGAAAATCAAAATTATGAGATCATTTTCCATATATGTTAATAACTAGCACAAAAATTTCAGATTGAAGGAGGAAAGACTAATTACCCTATGAACATCATTGGCATGAGGGGAACCTCTTTTAATGGATGACTGCTTTTTATTATCAACCTGTGCAGCTGCCTCTGCCATCTGAATTCTCTGAACTCGAGCTCGAACCTGGATAGCCAACAAAGCATGCATGCGCCTCATAGTAGCATTAGTTTGTTTCCTCACAAAGTGACCTCTTATGAGCGCTTGTAACTTCACTAGACTTTTCAAGGCATGTAAAGCTTTCCTTGCCTGAAAACAAAGTAATCTAAGTAACGAGCGTGGTAGATTTAAATTGTCGGAATCATAATAGTTTCGGATGCAAATTTGTACCAAATGAGCACGAAAGGCGGCTTGTATCCTTGTAGCAGCAGCATTCTCAGCCTGTATTGTCACCCATATGGCATGATTCTGCTGAGGCTTCAATGCCAGTTTAGCGGTGTCAATCGAATCAACAGATTTCGAAACCCTGTGAGATGATCTTCCGAAGCTCCATCTTCGCTTAACTTTTGGAGACCCCGGGCGGCTTGGTTTGGGGGTAGAAGACGCACATTTCTCAGTCAAAAGAGCTTCCTTCTTCTTCTCCTGCTTTCCTATCAGAAAGTTCAGAATCCATTTGCTTGCCTTCCCCATCTTTTTTAGTACCTCAATCAAAGTGTCATTCTAAGCTGATAATGGTGAGGGATAGTGACTTATATAGTTGTATTCATACAGAAAGTTCAAACTTTATATACAGAAATATGATGACCTGATTGGTAGTATATGGTCGAATCTCTTCGTTGACTTTAGCATACCACTAAATCTATAACACATCAAAATATAGTTTAGTATGCATGGCTGTTTCTGTGGAGTAGTTTTCAGGTCTGGTCATCTAGTTCCTTATTTTAAAGACTAGTGCCTGCAGAGGCTTCCCTGCTTAAGCCATTTGGTACATTCATAACTCCTCGTACAAGTCACAGTTCATAAAAGAGGAAAATTACAATATTCTTCCCCCTTC of the Fragaria vesca subsp. vesca linkage group LG6, FraVesHawaii_1.0, whole genome shotgun sequence genome contains:
- the LOC101298616 gene encoding uncharacterized protein LOC101298616; the encoded protein is MPSPKQKPTRSYIPFQQHDSLVEPTYYDYSFMPSYMANTQSSRAKKVRSQSEPKQRPDGSNNYKSKHTELVDSTDEQFLRRSSSQFKTNDQKNHDLFGKLYRPRRLFEDNKYDYINPSHSQYTESLASEPHVILY